From a region of the Paraburkholderia hospita genome:
- the flgH gene encoding flagellar basal body L-ring protein FlgH — protein sequence MSHFIRTQIPLRSARAVSMLAGAGVLAAALGGCALVPREPITQQPMTAVPPPPPSLQTPGSIYNPGYAGRPLFEDQRPRNVGDILTIVISENINATKSSGANTNRNGQTAFGVPTAGFLGGLFGKVNLDATGSNTFKATGGANASNTFSGVITVTVIGVQPNGNLLVSGEKQMLINQGNEFVRFSGVVNPNTISSLNAVYSTQVADAKIEYSAKGYINESQDMSWLQRFFLNVAPF from the coding sequence ATGTCGCATTTCATTCGAACCCAGATTCCTCTGCGCAGCGCGCGGGCAGTGTCGATGCTCGCTGGCGCTGGCGTGCTCGCCGCCGCGCTCGGCGGCTGCGCGCTCGTGCCGAGGGAGCCGATCACCCAGCAACCGATGACGGCCGTGCCGCCGCCGCCGCCGTCGCTGCAGACGCCCGGCTCGATCTACAACCCGGGTTACGCTGGCCGGCCGCTGTTCGAAGACCAGCGTCCGCGCAATGTCGGCGACATCCTGACCATCGTCATTTCCGAAAACATCAACGCGACGAAGTCGTCGGGTGCGAACACGAACCGCAACGGCCAGACCGCATTCGGCGTGCCGACGGCAGGCTTCCTTGGTGGTCTGTTCGGCAAGGTGAACCTCGACGCGACGGGTTCCAACACGTTCAAGGCGACGGGCGGCGCCAATGCGTCGAACACGTTCAGCGGCGTGATCACCGTCACGGTGATCGGCGTGCAGCCGAACGGCAATCTGCTCGTGAGTGGCGAAAAGCAGATGCTGATCAACCAGGGCAATGAGTTCGTGCGTTTCTCGGGTGTCGTCAATCCGAACACGATCAGCAGCCTGAACGCGGTTTACTCGACCCAGGTCGCGGACGCAAAGATTGAATACTCGGCCAAGGGCTATATCAACGAATCCCAGGACATGAGCTGGCTGCAACGCTTCTTCCTCAACGTCGCGCCGTTCTGA
- the flgG gene encoding flagellar basal-body rod protein FlgG encodes MNRSLYIAATGMNAQQAQMDTISNNLANVSTNGFKGSRAVFEDLLYQTIRQPGANSTQQTELPSGIQLGTGVQQVATERLYTQGNLQQTGNSKDVAINGQGFFQVQMPDGTTAYTRDGSFQTNAQGQLVTSSGYQVLPAITIPQNATSLTIGSDGVVSVSTAGSTATTQIGSLQVATFINPTGLDAKGENLFQETTSSGTPNVATPGLNGAGTLNQGYVEASNVNVVQELVNMIQTQRAYEINSKAVTTSDQMLQTLSQMPV; translated from the coding sequence GTGAACCGCTCACTCTATATCGCCGCCACGGGCATGAATGCGCAACAGGCGCAGATGGACACGATTTCGAACAACCTCGCGAACGTCAGCACGAACGGCTTCAAGGGCTCGCGCGCGGTGTTCGAAGACCTGCTGTATCAGACCATCCGCCAGCCGGGCGCGAACTCGACGCAGCAGACGGAACTGCCGTCGGGCATCCAGCTCGGCACGGGCGTGCAGCAGGTTGCGACCGAGCGTCTGTACACGCAGGGCAACCTGCAGCAGACGGGCAATTCGAAGGACGTCGCGATCAACGGCCAGGGCTTCTTCCAGGTGCAGATGCCGGACGGCACGACCGCGTACACGCGCGACGGCTCGTTCCAGACCAACGCACAGGGCCAGCTCGTCACGTCGAGCGGCTATCAGGTGCTGCCCGCGATCACGATTCCGCAGAACGCGACGTCGCTCACGATCGGCAGTGACGGCGTGGTGTCGGTATCGACGGCAGGCTCGACTGCGACGACGCAGATCGGCTCGTTGCAGGTCGCCACGTTCATCAACCCGACCGGTCTCGATGCGAAGGGCGAAAACCTGTTCCAGGAAACGACCTCGTCGGGCACGCCGAACGTCGCGACGCCGGGTCTGAACGGCGCTGGCACGCTGAATCAGGGCTATGTCGAAGCATCGAATGTCAACGTCGTGCAGGAACTGGTGAACATGATTCAGACCCAGCGCGCGTACGAAATCAACAGCAAGGCCGTGACGACGTCCGACCAGATGCTGCAGACGCTCAGCCAGATGCCGGTTTAA
- the flgF gene encoding flagellar basal-body rod protein FlgF yields the protein MDRLIYTAMSGASQALEQQAVVANNLANTSTTGFKAQLATFRAVPMAFGDGSTIQNDTTRTFVLSSTPSADYTPGPTQQTGNPLDVAIQGPGWLSVLTPDGQEAYTRAGNLHVDANGQLVTASNMQVVGGGGPIAVPPGAEVTIGNDGTISALMPGDPATTIALVDQLKLVNPAPGSLTHGDDGLYHTTDGNPADADPAVKVAAGALEGSNVNPVAAMVSMITNARQFQMQTKMIESADQNEQSANKLLSFS from the coding sequence ATGGACCGGCTCATATACACCGCGATGTCGGGCGCTTCCCAGGCGCTCGAACAGCAGGCCGTGGTCGCGAACAACCTCGCGAACACCTCGACCACGGGCTTCAAGGCCCAGCTCGCGACGTTCCGCGCCGTGCCGATGGCGTTCGGCGACGGCAGCACGATTCAGAACGACACCACGCGCACTTTCGTGCTGTCGTCGACGCCCAGCGCGGACTACACGCCGGGCCCGACCCAGCAGACGGGCAATCCGCTCGACGTCGCGATCCAGGGTCCGGGCTGGCTGTCGGTGCTGACGCCCGACGGCCAGGAAGCGTACACGCGCGCGGGCAACCTGCACGTCGATGCAAACGGCCAGCTCGTCACGGCCAGCAACATGCAGGTGGTGGGTGGCGGCGGTCCGATTGCTGTGCCGCCCGGCGCGGAAGTGACGATCGGCAACGACGGCACGATCTCGGCGCTGATGCCGGGCGATCCCGCCACGACGATTGCACTCGTCGATCAGCTGAAGCTGGTGAATCCCGCGCCCGGCAGCCTCACGCACGGCGACGATGGCCTCTATCACACGACTGACGGCAATCCCGCCGACGCCGATCCCGCCGTCAAGGTCGCGGCAGGCGCACTCGAAGGCAGCAACGTGAATCCGGTCGCGGCGATGGTCTCGATGATCACCAACGCCCGCCAGTTCCAGATGCAGACCAAGATGATCGAGTCCGCCGACCAGAACGAGCAGTCGGCCAACAAGTTGCTGAGCTTCAGCTAA
- a CDS encoding flagellar hook protein FlgE: MGYQQGLSGLAGASSDLDVIGNNIANANTVGFKQGAAQFADMYANSVATAVNNQIGIGTRMSEVEQNFSQGTITNDDIALHVAINGNGFFQMSNNGSVTYSRNGVFQLDKNGFIVNADGLKLMGYAANANGVVNTAGTVPLQVPTANIPPTATKGITAGLNLNAQDKLALGTPTAAFAGTNTGTLTNNGVSITDGTQGTNANTYTVTFTSATAYTVTGSDGSSVSGTYSANSPIKLGNGETITLAGTPATGDAVTITPTPLAFDPNNSATYTYSTSVPVYDSLGGKQQVDMYFVKTAAGSWDVYAGKDGSVPTTKVGTAKFDTSGNLVSTLDASGNPTSTLFAFNFSIPNSDGSATPQGLTLNIAGTTQFGSKDGVNSLTQDGFAAGQLTSFSVGADGTITGNYSNNQTAALGQVALATFANQNGLINLGNNEFQATAASGVAVIAAPGSTNHGVLQGGATENSNVDLTSELVNLITAQRDYQANAQTIKTQQAVDQTLINL, translated from the coding sequence ATGGGTTACCAGCAAGGATTGAGCGGACTGGCAGGCGCATCGAGCGACCTCGACGTCATCGGCAACAACATCGCCAACGCGAACACCGTCGGCTTCAAGCAAGGTGCGGCGCAGTTCGCGGACATGTACGCGAACTCGGTCGCCACGGCCGTCAACAACCAGATCGGCATCGGCACGCGCATGTCGGAGGTCGAGCAGAACTTCTCGCAAGGCACGATCACGAACGACGACATCGCGCTGCACGTCGCCATCAACGGCAACGGCTTCTTCCAGATGTCGAATAACGGCTCGGTGACGTACTCGCGCAACGGCGTGTTCCAGCTCGACAAGAACGGCTTCATCGTCAACGCCGACGGCCTGAAGCTGATGGGCTACGCGGCGAACGCGAACGGTGTCGTCAACACGGCGGGCACGGTGCCGCTGCAGGTGCCGACGGCCAATATTCCGCCGACGGCCACCAAAGGCATCACGGCCGGCCTGAACCTGAACGCGCAGGACAAACTCGCGCTGGGCACGCCTACCGCGGCGTTCGCCGGGACCAACACGGGCACCCTGACGAACAACGGCGTGTCGATCACGGACGGCACGCAGGGCACGAACGCCAACACCTACACGGTCACCTTCACCAGCGCGACGGCGTACACGGTGACGGGCAGCGACGGCTCGAGCGTGTCGGGCACGTACTCCGCCAACTCGCCGATCAAGCTCGGCAACGGCGAAACGATCACGCTCGCCGGCACGCCGGCCACGGGCGACGCGGTAACGATCACGCCGACGCCGCTGGCGTTCGACCCGAACAACAGCGCGACGTACACCTACTCGACGTCGGTGCCCGTCTATGACTCGCTGGGCGGCAAACAGCAGGTCGACATGTACTTCGTGAAGACCGCAGCCGGTTCGTGGGACGTGTATGCAGGCAAGGACGGCAGCGTCCCGACCACCAAGGTCGGCACCGCAAAGTTCGACACGTCGGGCAACCTGGTCAGCACGCTCGACGCGTCGGGCAACCCGACCTCGACGCTGTTCGCGTTCAACTTCTCGATCCCGAACTCGGACGGTTCGGCGACGCCGCAAGGTCTGACGCTGAACATCGCTGGCACGACGCAGTTCGGCAGCAAGGACGGCGTCAACTCTCTGACGCAAGACGGTTTCGCAGCGGGTCAGTTGACGAGCTTCTCGGTCGGCGCCGACGGCACCATCACGGGCAACTACTCGAACAACCAGACGGCGGCGCTCGGCCAGGTCGCACTCGCGACGTTCGCGAACCAGAACGGCCTGATCAACCTCGGCAACAACGAATTTCAGGCAACGGCTGCTTCTGGCGTCGCAGTGATCGCAGCGCCCGGCTCGACGAACCACGGCGTGCTGCAAGGCGGCGCGACGGAAAACTCGAACGTCGACCTGACGAGCGAACTGGTGAACCTGATCACCGCGCAACGCGATTACCAGGCGAACGCGCAGACGATCAAGACCCAGCAGGCCGTCGACCAGACGCTGATCAACCTGTAA
- a CDS encoding flagellar hook assembly protein FlgD, whose protein sequence is MTTQSTIGNNGATVSQTLLDTMNGTGSASSSSSSANPTSGSDLQNTFLQLLIAQMKNQDPTNPMDSSQMTSQLAQINTVTGIAQLNTSLTSLATQLTTNQQTQAASLISATVLAPGDGFAVASGKATGFGVTLANDATDVQVTVKNSAGQIVNTIDLGKQSAGTIPIGWTPVDTQGNALPDGNYTFTASGTTANGTTSPATLSAATVQGVIKQPDGTPGLVLSNGKTVGLTSIAAII, encoded by the coding sequence TTGACTACGCAATCCACAATCGGCAACAACGGCGCGACTGTTTCGCAGACGTTACTCGACACGATGAACGGCACGGGCAGTGCGTCGTCGTCGAGCTCGTCGGCCAACCCGACGTCGGGCAGCGACCTGCAGAACACGTTCTTGCAGCTGCTCATCGCGCAGATGAAGAACCAGGACCCGACCAATCCGATGGACAGCTCGCAGATGACCTCGCAGCTGGCCCAGATCAATACGGTGACGGGTATCGCGCAGCTGAACACGTCGCTGACTTCGCTCGCCACGCAACTGACGACGAACCAGCAGACCCAGGCCGCGAGCCTGATCAGCGCGACGGTGCTCGCCCCGGGCGACGGCTTCGCTGTGGCATCGGGCAAGGCGACGGGCTTCGGCGTCACGCTCGCGAACGACGCGACGGACGTGCAGGTCACGGTCAAGAACTCGGCCGGCCAGATCGTCAACACGATCGACCTCGGCAAGCAGTCGGCAGGCACGATTCCTATCGGCTGGACGCCTGTGGACACGCAAGGCAACGCACTCCCCGACGGCAACTACACGTTCACCGCAAGCGGCACGACGGCAAACGGCACGACCAGCCCGGCCACGCTGTCGGCGGCCACGGTGCAGGGCGTGATCAAGCAGCCGGACGGCACGCCGGGCCTCGTCCTCTCGAACGGCAAGACGGTCGGCCTGACGTCGATCGCCGCCATCATCTAA
- the flgC gene encoding flagellar basal body rod protein FlgC: MPSLMNIFNVAGSAMSAQAQRLNVTASNLANADSTTGPDGQPYKAKQVVFAVNPIGGARTGSGQQVGGVQVTGVIDDPTPMKTSYDPGNPAADANGYVQMPNVDPVQEMVNMISASRSYQANVETLNTAKQLMLKTLTIGT, translated from the coding sequence ATGCCATCCCTGATGAACATTTTCAACGTCGCCGGTTCGGCGATGTCCGCGCAAGCACAACGCCTGAACGTGACGGCGTCGAACCTCGCGAACGCCGACAGTACGACGGGCCCCGACGGCCAGCCGTACAAGGCGAAGCAGGTCGTGTTCGCCGTCAACCCGATCGGCGGCGCGCGCACGGGCTCGGGCCAGCAGGTCGGCGGCGTGCAGGTGACGGGCGTCATCGACGACCCGACGCCGATGAAAACGTCCTACGACCCCGGCAACCCGGCCGCTGACGCAAACGGTTACGTCCAAATGCCGAACGTCGACCCGGTGCAGGAGATGGTCAACATGATTTCGGCCTCGCGCTCTTATCAGGCCAACGTCGAAACGCTCAACACCGCGAAACAGCTGATGCTGAAGACGCTCACGATCGGAACCTGA
- a CDS encoding flagellar basal body rod protein FlgB — protein MLDKLDAEFAFGRQALDVRAYRQELLSSNIANSDTPGYKARDVDFASSLAGALKKSGGSTAGASNNAPLAMTRPAGVSQGMSMAATEPGHMTGKARLIPTGGPTDDFGRVAYRIPSQPSLDGNTVDLDAERVQFADNSLHFESGMTVLSQQIKSMLSAITSNG, from the coding sequence ATGCTGGACAAACTCGATGCCGAATTTGCCTTTGGCCGCCAGGCGCTCGATGTGCGTGCCTATCGGCAGGAACTGCTGTCGTCGAATATCGCGAACTCCGATACGCCTGGCTACAAGGCGCGCGATGTCGACTTCGCTTCGTCGCTCGCGGGCGCGCTGAAGAAAAGCGGCGGCTCGACAGCGGGCGCCTCGAACAACGCACCCCTCGCGATGACGCGGCCGGCGGGCGTGTCGCAAGGCATGTCGATGGCCGCGACGGAGCCGGGCCACATGACGGGCAAGGCGCGCCTCATCCCGACGGGCGGCCCGACCGACGACTTCGGCAGGGTTGCCTACCGCATTCCGTCGCAGCCTTCGCTCGACGGCAACACCGTCGATCTGGACGCCGAGCGCGTGCAGTTCGCCGACAACTCGCTGCACTTCGAGTCCGGCATGACGGTGCTGTCGCAGCAGATCAAGTCGATGCTGTCGGCGATCACGTCGAACGGTTAA
- the flgA gene encoding flagellar basal body P-ring formation chaperone FlgA produces MPLPVNASREARRKSARAARTLSAMALVSACAAASISHAQENNGPIVIAGPGEKNPADLQALAERINTPAPAAAPRASVPAPMVAPATLAANPRSEADRFAQAAHADGAIVIAGAGETSAQQGVAAAPANMNAGAPGMMRVSLQPASRQVMPVVVAPAQAVARPTAGVQPIAVNPAAGNAAAAQLRGAAAMPPAASQTPAQAAAQPAAPVPAGQQDGEAIRRAALAYLQQQSAGLPGKVDISVATVFPRGLAACTTLEPFLPTGARVWGRTTVGVRCSGERPWTLYLQAKVSIHATYFLASRSIAPGELLSAADLIARDGDLTLLPQAVITDPAQAVGSVSLMRVSAGLPLRRDMLKSADSVTIGQSVKVVAQGANFAISAEGSAMNNASPGQPVRVKTANGQIIQGIVKDGGTVVIQL; encoded by the coding sequence ATGCCCTTGCCCGTCAACGCTTCACGCGAAGCTCGCCGTAAGAGCGCGCGTGCTGCCCGGACGCTCTCGGCGATGGCGCTGGTCAGCGCTTGCGCGGCCGCATCCATTTCGCATGCGCAAGAGAACAACGGACCGATCGTCATTGCGGGACCCGGCGAGAAAAATCCCGCCGATCTTCAGGCACTGGCCGAGCGGATCAACACGCCTGCGCCCGCCGCTGCACCGCGTGCGAGCGTCCCGGCGCCGATGGTTGCACCCGCAACGCTCGCCGCGAATCCGCGCAGCGAAGCGGACCGTTTCGCGCAAGCCGCGCATGCGGATGGCGCGATCGTGATTGCGGGCGCGGGCGAGACGTCAGCGCAGCAAGGTGTTGCCGCTGCGCCCGCCAATATGAATGCGGGCGCGCCGGGCATGATGCGCGTGAGCCTGCAACCGGCATCGCGTCAGGTGATGCCGGTCGTGGTCGCGCCGGCTCAGGCCGTCGCGCGGCCGACAGCGGGTGTTCAGCCGATTGCGGTGAATCCGGCCGCCGGCAATGCCGCAGCGGCGCAGCTGCGCGGCGCGGCCGCTATGCCGCCCGCCGCCTCACAGACTCCGGCCCAGGCCGCCGCGCAACCGGCGGCGCCCGTGCCCGCTGGACAGCAGGACGGCGAAGCGATCCGCCGCGCCGCGCTCGCGTATTTGCAACAGCAGTCGGCGGGATTGCCCGGCAAGGTCGACATCAGCGTCGCGACGGTGTTTCCGCGCGGTCTCGCCGCATGCACGACGCTCGAGCCGTTCCTACCGACGGGCGCGCGCGTCTGGGGCCGCACGACGGTCGGCGTGCGCTGCTCGGGCGAGCGTCCGTGGACGCTGTATCTGCAGGCCAAGGTGTCGATTCACGCGACCTACTTTCTCGCCTCGCGCTCGATTGCGCCGGGCGAGCTGCTGTCCGCTGCCGATCTCATCGCGCGCGACGGCGATCTGACGCTGCTGCCGCAAGCCGTGATCACCGACCCGGCGCAGGCTGTCGGCTCGGTGTCGCTGATGCGTGTGTCGGCAGGGTTGCCGCTGCGCCGGGACATGCTGAAGAGCGCGGACTCGGTGACGATCGGGCAGTCGGTAAAAGTGGTCGCGCAAGGTGCGAATTTTGCGATTTCGGCGGAAGGCAGCGCGATGAACAACGCGTCGCCGGGCCAGCCGGTGCGGGTGAAGACGGCGAATGGGCAGATCATCCAGGGCATCGTGAAGGACGGCGGAACCGTCGTGATCCAGCTCTGA
- the flgM gene encoding flagellar biosynthesis anti-sigma factor FlgM, translating to MKVDSTTHSGLQTLKDGLQRTQQGDAATTGGAGTATSTATGASGDANVNLSGLSSHLHSLASAGSSDIDTAHVESIKSAIKNGTLTIDSGKIADGVLATARDLLQKKSQSSGN from the coding sequence GTGAAAGTTGATTCCACTACCCATTCAGGCCTGCAGACGTTGAAAGACGGGCTGCAGCGCACGCAGCAAGGCGACGCCGCCACGACGGGCGGCGCAGGTACGGCAACGTCGACGGCCACGGGCGCGTCGGGCGACGCCAATGTGAATCTGTCGGGGCTGTCGTCGCATTTGCACAGCCTCGCGAGCGCCGGTTCGTCGGATATCGACACGGCGCATGTCGAGTCGATCAAGTCGGCGATCAAAAACGGCACGTTGACGATCGACTCCGGCAAGATCGCCGATGGCGTGCTGGCGACGGCACGCGACCTGTTGCAGAAGAAGAGCCAGTCGTCCGGCAACTGA
- a CDS encoding flagella synthesis protein FlgN, which yields MKDALLATVIDEYSAVELFASVLAAEEKALTTVHPIDTLPPIVEKKMELVERLSTLEKARDSQLSQLGYPGGWKGMELAVAADSRLATQWALLQKAVERARRFNTTNGALIRTRMEYNRRALAALNVAVGPERGALYGPDGRVPAFGM from the coding sequence ATGAAAGACGCCCTGCTTGCCACCGTCATTGACGAATATTCCGCTGTGGAGCTGTTCGCTTCCGTCCTCGCTGCTGAGGAGAAGGCGCTGACCACGGTGCATCCCATCGACACGCTGCCGCCCATCGTCGAAAAGAAGATGGAATTGGTGGAGCGGCTCTCCACGCTGGAGAAGGCGCGGGATTCGCAGCTTTCGCAGCTGGGTTATCCTGGTGGATGGAAGGGGATGGAGCTGGCTGTGGCGGCTGATTCTCGTCTTGCGACGCAGTGGGCTTTGTTGCAGAAGGCTGTTGAGCGGGCTCGGCGGTTTAATACCACCAACGGTGCTTTGATTCGGACTCGAATGGAGTACAACCGGCGGGCGCTCGCCGCGCTTAATGTTGCTGTTGGGCCCGAGCGGGGCGCGCTTTATGGGCCCGATGGGCGGGTTCCAGCCTTTGGGATGTGA
- a CDS encoding RNA polymerase sigma factor FliA, protein MYNAQGKISQAEVLTKYAPLVRRLGLQLVAKMPASVDLDDLIQAGMIGLLDAASRYKEDQGAQFETYASQRIRGAMLDELRSNDWLPRSLRRTSREVESAVHQVEQSLGRSASETEIAEHLKMPLDEYQSMLQDLHGSQLIYYEDFDRSADDEPFLDRYCVDHSDPLSALLDDSLRGALVEAIDRLPEREKLLMSLYYERGLNLREIGAVMEVSESRVCQLHSQAVARLRTRLREQAWASAETS, encoded by the coding sequence ATGTACAACGCTCAAGGAAAAATTTCGCAAGCCGAGGTTCTGACGAAGTACGCACCACTGGTGCGCCGTCTCGGTTTGCAGCTCGTGGCGAAGATGCCGGCGAGCGTCGATCTCGACGATCTGATTCAGGCGGGCATGATTGGTCTGCTGGATGCGGCGAGCCGCTACAAGGAAGACCAGGGCGCGCAGTTCGAGACATACGCGAGCCAGCGGATTCGCGGCGCGATGCTCGACGAGTTGCGCAGCAATGACTGGTTGCCGCGGAGCTTGCGGCGCACGTCGCGCGAGGTCGAGTCGGCCGTGCATCAGGTTGAGCAGTCGCTGGGGCGCTCGGCTAGCGAGACTGAGATTGCTGAGCATTTGAAGATGCCGCTCGATGAGTATCAGTCGATGTTGCAGGATCTGCACGGCAGTCAGTTGATCTATTACGAAGACTTTGATCGGTCGGCCGATGATGAGCCGTTTCTTGATCGGTATTGCGTTGATCATTCTGATCCGTTGTCGGCATTGCTTGATGACTCGCTGCGCGGGGCTTTGGTTGAGGCGATTGATCGGTTGCCCGAGCGGGAGAAGCTCTTGATGTCGCTCTATTACGAGCGTGGGTTGAATTTGCGCGAGATCGGGGCGGTGATGGAAGTTAGCGAGTCGCGGGTTTGTCAGCTGCATTCGCAGGCGGTTGCGCGGTTGAGGACTCGGCTGCGCGAGCAGGCATGGGCTTCGGCTGAAACTAGCTGA
- a CDS encoding AAA family ATPase has protein sequence MDKFVLDQAEGLRRLLARSGSRVIAVAGGSHGVGVTTTVVNLAAALAEQGKDVLVIDESLGERSVSAMLGGVRGAGNVAAVMRGEMTLDEAAGRHALGFAVLNASRGNRESCTREQMGVVLSGPADVVLIDAQVDREGSLSALAMQSHDVMVVTRVAAQAITDAYACMKRLHFAHAIAQFRVLVNHVQSVADAHTAFENLAGVAGRYLAVSLEDAGCVAADPLMARAMELSRCVVDAFPSAPAARDFRHIAAELQYWPMRPAISSRTHGVPPTTVTAAQYADQPSAQHA, from the coding sequence TTGGATAAGTTCGTGCTGGACCAGGCTGAAGGACTGCGGCGTCTGCTTGCGCGCTCCGGCTCGCGGGTCATAGCGGTCGCAGGGGGCTCGCACGGCGTAGGGGTGACGACGACGGTGGTGAATCTCGCCGCCGCGCTCGCCGAGCAGGGCAAGGATGTGCTCGTCATCGACGAAAGTCTTGGCGAGCGTTCGGTGAGCGCGATGCTGGGCGGCGTGCGCGGCGCGGGCAATGTCGCTGCCGTGATGCGCGGCGAGATGACGCTCGACGAAGCGGCTGGACGGCATGCGCTGGGCTTCGCGGTGCTCAATGCGTCGCGCGGCAATCGCGAGAGCTGCACGCGCGAGCAGATGGGCGTGGTGCTGAGCGGACCGGCGGATGTCGTGCTGATCGACGCGCAGGTGGACCGCGAAGGCTCGCTGTCAGCGCTCGCGATGCAGTCGCACGACGTGATGGTGGTGACGCGCGTCGCGGCGCAGGCGATCACCGACGCGTACGCGTGCATGAAGCGCCTGCACTTCGCGCATGCGATCGCGCAGTTCCGCGTGCTGGTGAATCACGTGCAGAGCGTGGCCGACGCGCATACCGCGTTTGAGAACCTGGCAGGCGTGGCGGGGCGTTATCTCGCCGTGTCGCTTGAAGATGCCGGCTGCGTGGCAGCCGATCCTTTGATGGCGCGAGCCATGGAGTTGTCGCGTTGTGTCGTCGATGCATTCCCATCGGCACCTGCTGCGCGCGATTTCCGTCATATCGCAGCCGAACTGCAGTACTGGCCGATGCGGCCAGCGATTTCGTCACGGACGCATGGCGTGCCGCCGACGACCGTAACAGCGGCGCAATACGCCGATCAACCGTCAGCGCAGCACGCGTGA